A part of Hemicordylus capensis ecotype Gifberg chromosome 16, rHemCap1.1.pri, whole genome shotgun sequence genomic DNA contains:
- the TNFRSF8 gene encoding tumor necrosis factor receptor superfamily member 8 isoform X3 — MGYIPKKECPTDPVEDCIKRCQPNQFLNQQFAKPRCQICMTCTPEHNLVQESPCSEYSNAKCACQPGMSCTQPIHNSCAECSPVTSQITCEPGFRVKPTGTPECEQCPPGSFSAQVSSSKECKSHTNCAKMNKVTTHRGNSTHDTRCADVSLNPATEPARALTPKGGGASTLGVTATRHPFSTSHVAGPQPAERPPKNDDDHATIAGVVLFSVLVLLAALLVLRRRRVCRKWIIPHKIKIQNQAKICAKRIRAPSLAGQASGEGELKDLETLQDAPKNASLLEMDVASELIPESAELVQADGGASAEPDLRSHTSNHIEKIYIMRAGTVIVGSVSEVPAGKTCSAKDEDGSAGGQEEPGRKEMVVHYPEQETEFYPRSDITTPVEEEWEFNHSTEKPLTI; from the exons GATACATCCCGAAGAAGGAATGCCCTACAGATCCCGTTGAAGACTGCATAAAGCGATGCCAACCCAATCAGTTCCTGAACCAGCAGTTCGCGAAACCGCGCTGCCAGATCTGTATGACCTGCACCCCAG agcACAATCTGGTTCAGGAGTCCCCATGCAGCGAATACTCCAATGCGAAGTGCGCCTGCCAGCCGGGGATGTCTTGTACGCAGCCGATACATAATTCGTGTGCGGAGTGTTCCCCTGTGACCTCCCAGATCACCTGTGAGCCGGGCTTTAGAGTCAAACCCacag GCACCCCCGAATGTGAACAGTGCCCTCCGGGGTCTTTCTCTGCCCAGGTTTCGAGTTCCAAGGAATGCAAGTCTCACACCAA TTGTGCCAAGATGAACAAGGTCACCACCCACAGAGGGAACTCCACACACGACACACGCTGCGCAGACGTGTCTTTGAACCCTGCTACAGAGCCAGCCCGGGCGCTCACTCCAAAAGGAGGCGGTGCGTCTACTCTTGGGGTCACGGCCACCAGACACCCATTCAGCACCAGCCATGTGGCCGGCCCCCAGCCTGCAGAGAGACCTCCAAAGAACG atGATGACCATGCGACCATCGCGGGGGTGGTCCTCTTCTCCGTCCTGGTGCTCCTGGCTGCCTTGCTCGTCCTGAGGCGGAGGAGAGTGTGCAGGAAGTGGATCATCCCCCACAAAATAAAGA TCCAAAACCAGGCAAAGATCTGTGCT AAGAGGATTCGTGCGCCCAGCCTGGCAGGCCAAGCCTCGGGAGAGGGAGAACTGAAGGACCTCGAAACCCTTCAGGATGCCCCCAAGAACGCCTCCCTCTTGGAAATGGACGTTGCCTCTGAGCTGATTCCCGAAAGCGCCGAGCTGGTTCAGGCAGATGGTGGAGCATCCGCAGAACCTGATCTGCGGAGCCATACCAGCAACCACATTG AAAAAATCTACATCATGCGAGCTGGAACGGTGATTGTGGGATCTGTTTCGGAAGTGCCTGCTGGGAAAACCTGCTCCGCTAAAGATGAAGACGGAAGTGCTGGGGGCCAAGAGGAACCTGGGAGAAAGGAAATGGTGGTACACTATCCGGAACAGGAAACGGAATTCTATCCAAGAAGTGACATCACAACCCCcgtagaggaagagtgggaattCAACCATTCTACTGAGAAGCCTCTGACGATATAG
- the LOC128338353 gene encoding E3 ubiquitin-protein ligase RNF186-like: MEGSTDSLCVENKAVASAGEVGQPGRAKENTVLMDQPAPPKEPPPEMDSGPGGEVCSPEEDRSCHSASAEGPATSQLGAPEDSASLQPPTPVMSHSRPSDVSLAEMDCLVCFNRYSPGRRPKLLACQHAFCAVCLKLILWNQGQTWLITCPLCRKPTVVFGGLVCSLRDKEDLLGRLESPGPGAEVPCPPDFPSLADPCPVSQNQEDASRGDNRAAAKRLVLLLLLLAMLIVLILPFMYTGLLKWALCFVAALGLLMSAVLCCNPGWECSCCPLPPWRKKEGQLASVA; encoded by the coding sequence ATGGAAGGCTCCACAGACAGCTTGTGTGTTGAGAACAAAGCCGTTGCTTCTGCTGGGGAGGTGGGCCAGCCAGGAAGGGCGAAAGAAAACACTGTACTGATGGACCAGCCAGCCCCTCCCAAAGAGCCGCCTCCTGAAATGGACAGTGGCCCAGGGGGTGAAGTTTGTTCCCCAGAAGAGGACCGTTCTTGTCATTCAGCCTCCGCAGAAGGTCCGGCTACTTCTCAGCTTGGAGCTCCAGAAGATTCGGCCTCTCTGCAGCCACCCACTCCAGTCATGTCCCACTCGCGCCCGTCCGACGTCTCGCTCGCCGAGATGGATTGCCTGGTGTGTTTCAACCGGTACAGCCCAGGCCGGCGGCCGAAGCTCCTGGCCTGCCAGCACGCTTTCTGCGCCGTGTGCCTGAAGCTCATCTTGTGGAACCAAGGCCAGACCTGGCTCATCACCTGCCCTCTCTGCCGGAAACCCACCGTGGTTTTTGGTGGGCTCGTCTGCAGCCTTCGCGACAAAGAGGACCTCTTGGGGCGGCTGGAGAGTCCTGGCCCGGGGGCCGAGGTGCCCTGCCCTCCTGACTTTCCTAGCCTAGCAGACCCCTGCCCAGTTTCCCAGAACCAAGAAGATGCCAGCCGTGGGGATAACCGAGCGGCTGCCAAGAGGCTggttttgctgctgctcctgctcgcGATGCTGATCGTGCTCATCCTCCCGTTTATGTACACAGGCCTCCTGAAGTGGGCCTTGTGCTTCGTGGCCGCCCTGGGGCTCTTGATGTCCGCGGTTCTTTGCTGCAACCCTGGCTGGGAGTGCTCGTGCTGCCCACTGCCTCCCTGGAGGAAAAAAGAGGGCCAATTGGCCTCCGTCGCCTAA